Genomic DNA from Bacteroidota bacterium:
TTGCCACGTGTTTAAAAAACGGAGGTATCATCATTTATCCTACCGATACAGTATACGCTTTAGGTTGTGATATAACACAAAACAAAGCACTTGAAAGAATTTGCAAACTCAAAAACATTAAACCTGAAAAATCAAAATTCGCATTTGTTTGCAGTGATTTAAGCCATTTATCGGAATTCAGTAAGCCAATTCCAAACCACATTTTTCGAATCATGAAGAAGGCATTGCCCGGACCTTACACCTTTATTTTGGAAGCGAATAGCAATGTGCCAAAAATGATTAAACAAGAACGAAAAACCGTTGGCATTCGTGTACCGGATAATATTATTTGTCGGGAAATCATCAATACCTTAGGTAATCCGATAATTTCTACCAGCCTCGTGGATACCACCGATGATATACTCGAATATTTTTCCGACCCTGAAATGATACATCAACAATATGGCGATATGGTAGATATGGTTATTGATGGCGGACACGGAAACATCTATGCGTCGACCGTTATAGACTGCTCAAAACCCGAAATTGAAGTGATACGCGAAGGCTTGGGAAGTTTGGACGTGTTGGATTAACAAACAATAAACACTTCACCTTTACGTTAATGATGAATGCAAACATCCATTAGGCGTATTTTACTCTTATTATGGCTTATATATTCATTGGACTCAAAAAGCCAATGTGCCTCAGGCAAATACACGTATACCCTAAGTGGTAATATTGCAACAGATATTTATGTAACGAACGGAGATACTGTTCTAATCGATTCAACCGCAAACCTGATTGGCAATTTATATGTCATAAATTCCAGAGTTGTGAACTGCGGCAACATTACAAACTCTAAAATTAAATTAAAAGGAAATTGGTTGGGTTTTAATGGCAAGCTTGAAAATTTCGGAAATATAAAATCTGATTCTATCCTTGTTGATACTATTGGTGATATTCATAACTACCACATTATTGACGCTATGTACACCTACATTGGTGTAGACGGAAACATCGATAATTGGGTTCTTCACAAAACAGATTATCTTGAAATGAATAAATCATGGTATTACTTTAATATTGGTCATTTATTTATTAATAGAAAACTAAATGTTACAGATACCCGAATAAGGAATGAGTATATGATACGGTGCAAAAATCAATTCCTATTGGATTCTTCATCACGTCTCTTTAATGGCTGCACAATTTACGTGGATTCACTATTTCATAATAAAGGTTATGTTACCGTTACATCATTAAGCAGTCCAAAATATTCTAAAATAATAATTCAAGAGCAAAGCATTAATTCCGGTAGTATTTATTATATGGATATTTGTGATCTGACAAGCTTTAACTCAGGAAGTTTTGATCTCAACACAGGAACACTCAATAGTATCACTTTATGCCAGGTACCAATTTCATGTCCTGATTATACAACAATTCGAATTGAGGAAAATGATTTAGAAAACCAGAGGATTTATGTATTTCCTAACCCTGCAAACTCTCAAATAAACATAAAGGGCTTGGACAATCATGAAGAATACACGCTTAACATTAAAAATATTCTTGGGGAGATAGTATTCACCACTTACAATACTCAAAATATTGAAATTTCAAGTCTGAGTAATGGAACATACTTTATAGAAGTGGTTAAGAAGGGGCTTATAATAAAAGCGATAAAGTTTATAAAGAGTTGAATGAGTACAATACCTCACAAATAAATCTCATCATCTCCGCGCTAATCAGCGGCATCTGCGGGAACACTTTTTAATTTTTCAAAAAATACTCAATCGCCAAATCGTAGCTTTTCAATCCGAAACCGGAAATACTTCCTGCGCAATTTTTACCTAAATAGGAAACGTGACGGTAATCTTCACGCGCAAAAATATTACTGATGTGTACTTCCACCACAGGGGCTTTCACGGCTTTCACGGCATCCGCAATAGCTACCGAAGTATGCGTATATCCTCCGGCATTCAAAATGATACCGTCGTATAAAAATCCTTTTTCCTGAATCTCGTTTATTAATTCGCCTTCTACATTATTTTGATAATACTCCAACTCCACCTGAGGATACCTTTCCTTCAACTCTTCAAAATAATCATCAAAGGTTTTATTACCATAAACCTCTTTCTCTCTTATCCCTAAAAGATTTAAATTTGGTCCGTTAATTATGATTAACTTCATACTGTAATTTTCGTTATAAAAATACGTAAATAAATTGAGTAACTGGTCATCTTATAAAACACGGTTTAAGCAGTACCTTCAATTGGAGCGTTCCCTCTCTAAAAACTCTATTGAAGCCTATGCCGATGACTTGAACAAATTGGAATTATTTTCTCAAACAGAACTAAATAACTTATCACCGCTTCAGCTCAATTTAAAACACTTACAAGCCTTTGTAAAATACATTTCTGAAATGGGATTTACCCCCACTTCTCAGGCACGCATTATTTCGGGTATTAAAACCTTTTACAAGTTTCTTCTTCTCGAAAATGAATTGAAGCAGAGTCCGGCCGAATTACTGGAAGCACCCAAAACAACCCGTAAGTTGCCTGTTTTTTTGAGCATTGAAGAAATTGATAAACTCATCGCGCAAATTGATCGCAGCAGTCCCGAAGGAGAAAGAAACATCACGCTTCTAGAAACCATGTACGGGTGCGGTTTACGCGTAAGTGAATTGGTAACTTTAAAAATTAGCGACTTGCACCTTAACGAAGATTACATTAAAGTAACAGGTAAAGGGAGTAAAGAAAGACTAGTACCCATTGGCAAGACAGCAAAAAAACTTTTACTGAATTACATTAACAATGTGCGTGTGCATTTGCCGGTTAAAAAAAATGCCGGTGATTTCATCTTTTTAAATCGTCGCGGTTCTCCGCTTTCACGCGTGATGGTTTTTTACATCATTAAGGATTTGGCCAATAAAGCCGGTATCAAGAAGAAGATGAGTCCGCATACCTTCCGTCACTCCTTTGCCACCCATTTAGTGGAAGGCGGCGCCGATTTAAGAGCCGTTCAGGAAATGCTGGGCCACGAAAGCATTACTACAACTGAAATTTATACGCATCTCGACAGACAATATTTGAGGGATAATATTCTGAGCTATCATCCGCGTAATAAAAAGCGTTAAATTTCATTTTTTAGTTCCCGTGCACATTAAATTATTTGTAAATTTGTGATAATGACCTTGCATCCAAAATATATTACTAATCCCGCGGGAAAAAAACAGGCGGTTGTTTTATCTATTGATGAATATACCTTTTTGCTGAATGAACTTGAAGAATTGGAAGATATCCGCCTATATGATAAGGTTAAATCAAAAAACGAATCTTCCGTTGAGTTAACTGAATATCTAAAAACAAGAAAAAGCAAAAAGCAATAATGAATCCATATAGAGTTACTTTGTCTAAAACAGCTCAAAAACAACTAGACAAGCTTCCGGATAATGTTGCTCTTCCAATTATTAAAACAATAAAAAAATTATCCCTAAATCCACGTCCACATGGTTATAAAAAACTGAAGGGTCGTGACGCCTTTAGGGTACGGCAAGGAAACTACAGAATTATTTATGAAATTCATGATCAAATTCTATTGGTAGCGGTTATTGCAATTGGACACAGAAAAAATATTTACGAATAACAAGTCAAATGAAAACCTTCAATGTTCCTGAGTTTTACCGCAGTCCGATTATTTCGGCTGTAAAAACCTATCGTAAAACACAGGACCCACGCAAGAAAGATAATTCACCGACTGTTCTGGATTTTGGTCCGGTTAAATATTACATCGCGCGACATTTCGGTTTTTGTTATGGTGTAGAAAACGCCATTGAAATTGCATTTAAAGCTTTAGATGAAAATCCGGGCAAAAGAATTTTCTTGCTCAGTCAAATGATACACAATCCGGAAGTAAATAAAGACCTAACGGAGAGAGGCGTTTTGTTTCTGCAAGATACACATGGCGAACAATTGATTTCATTTGATACGCTCACTGCGAATGACGTTGTTATTATTCCTGCTTTTGGAGCACCGCTTAATATTTTGGAGTTACTTGAGAAAAAAGGAATTCAAACAGAAAAGTATAATACGACTTGTCCGTTTGTGGAAAGAGTTTGGAAAAAATCCGAGCAAATAGGAAAAACCAATCACACCATTATCATTCACGGTAAATACAATCACGAAGAAACGCGCTCTACATTTTCGAGAAGCAGTGTGCACAGTAAAGCTGTTGTTGTTCGTGATTTAGAAGAAGCGAAAGTTTTGGCTTCCTTCATATTAGAAAATAAAAGTCAGGCTGATTTTGAGAAAACCTTCAGTGGCAAATTTTCTGAAGGATTTGATATCAAAAAAGATTTTGAAAAAGTTGGTGTTATTAATCAAACAACCATGCTAGCTTCCGAAACAGAGGAAATTGCCAACTATTTTAAATCGGTTATGGAAGAGAAGTATGGTGTGGGAGAAATTAAGAATCATTTCGCAGATACGCATGATACGTTATGTTATGCCACCAACGAAAATCAGGATGCGACTTACGGTTTAATGAAATCGGATGCGGATTTGGCGATTGTAATAGGCGGCTATAATAGCAGTAACACTTCACATTTGGTGGAGTTGCTGGAGAAAAAATTCCCAACCTATTTTATTTCATCTGCAAAAGAAATTGAAAGCAACACACGCATTCATCATTTCGATTACCCGAATAAAAAACACCTCAGCACCGAAAACTTTTTACCATCGAAAACACCGCTTAAAGTAATTATTACCAGCGGTGCTTCTTGTCCGGATTCTCTGCTCGATGAAGTCATGCATAAAATTAATTCTTATTACAGCGGAGTGAAGTCTGTGCAAGAGATGTTAAGCGCCATAAGCACCATCCATTTATCTTAAAAAACATGAAACTGAATTTAACGCGCCCTTTGGCATTTATTGATTTGGAAACTACAGGTGTGAATGTGGCCAGCGATCGAATTGTTGAGATTTGTATTTTAAAAGTAAATACCGATAATAGCACGGAAGTTAAAACCATGCGCATCAATCCGGGAATACCCATTCCTGATGCTTCATCGCGTATTCATAAAATTTACGATAGCGATGTGAAAGATTGCCCCGCATTTAAACAGGTAGCCGCACAACTCGCGAATTTTATTGGTAATGCCGATATAGCGGGATACAACTCGAACAAATTTGATGTGCCTTTATTACTTGAAGAATTTTTACGCGCTGAAGTTGATTTTGATTTATCGAATCGTCGGTTAATAGATGTGCAGAATATTTTTCACATCATGGAACCGCGTACATTGGCTGCAGCGTATAAATTTTACTGCGATAAATCCATTGAAAACGCGCACAGTGCAGAGGCTGATATAAAAGCAACATACGAAGTGTTTTTAGCGCAACTGAAAAAATACGAAAACACTGAAGTGTCCGATGCGAAAGGCAATTTAGTTAAGCCTGTAAAAAACGATATGCAGGTACTCAGTGAACTGACCGCTAAAACAAAAAATGTGGATTTAGCAGGCAGAATTATTTTCAACGACGCCGGTGTAGAAGTTTTTGCTTTCGGAAAACATAAAGACAAACCGGTTGTAGAAGTTTTTGAAAAAGAACCTTCGTATTACAGCTGGATGATGAATGGCGATTTTCCGCTTTACACCAAAAAAATCATTACGCAGATACGGTTACGCATGAAGAAATAATTACTTCTTCAAATAAGAAACCGTTACATTAAAATCGGCTCCACCACCTTTTACCCTACGCCAATAACCAAATACTTTCGTCTTGCAATAAGAAGGCGTATTGACAGATCCTGCAAAACAAAATTTAGTGGCATCCATTTTTTCTTCCAGACATTCTAAGCTGATGAAAAAATCATCATCCGTTGTGATATAGTAATCCTTTAAATCTACCGTGACTATCCCCTGCTTCACATTGGTTTTAAAAATAACCGGACGTTTTAAAAAAGATTGATACGGATAGCCCTTGGGAGACACCGCGTAAAACATCAGTCGGAATTTTATCGAATCTTCAAATGTGTTTTTTATGATGTAAAAGCTGAAGTTTTCGATGTATACCGATTGTCCTTTTTTGTTTCCGGCTAAAATGGCCGCTTGAGAGCCCAGCCAGTTTTCATCTTCTGTTACAAAAGCCGTGCAATTTTTAGTACTGTATTTAGTGGTTCCCAATACTTTTCGTTTTACAATTTTTGCTTTAATGTCAACCGTCTTCAATTCAACTAACACGGGCTTTAAAGAAATTACTTTATTGGTAAACCCTTTCAAATCGGGCTTTGCAAAGGTTGCCGGTTCATACCCAATGGCCGAAATTTTGAGTGTGTCTTTCTCGGTAAGATAAGGTAGTTTTAAAGTAAAAAAACCATCCGAATTGCTGAGTGTTCCGTAATGTTTTCCGGAAATTCCCACAGAAGCGTAAGGCACCGGTAAGCCCGATTTCTCCTCGGTAATTCGTCCGCTCAAAGCAACCTGACCAAGCGACCAGTGACAGCAAAAAAGTATGAGTAGTATCCTATACAAGGCAAAATAAAAGCCTGAATTTACGCATATTTTAAAAACCTGAGCTTTAGCCTAAAATGTGTATCTTTGCCACCTTATTTTCAGTAACATGATTACAGTATCGAATGTGAGTTTGCAATATGGCAAACGTGTTTTATTTGACGAAGTAGAGGTAAAATTTACACCCGGAAATTGCTATGGCATTATTGGCGCAAACGGTGCCGGTAAATCAACCTTTATGAAAATTCTTTCCGGAGAAATTGAGCCTACAAAAGGCCAGGTTAGTATAACGCCCGGTCAACGCATGAGTGTATTAAAACAAAATCACTTTGAGTTCGATGAATTTACTGTGTTAGATACTGTTTTAATGGGTAATAAAAAGCTTTACAAAATCATTAAAGAAAAAGAAGCTATTTATGCTAAGCCTGATTTCAGTGAAGCCGATGGATTAAAAGCCTCTGAATTAGAAGCGGATTTTGCTGAAATGAATGGTTGGAACGCAGAGAGTGATGCCGCCGAAATGCTTTGCAATTTAGGTGTGAATGTGGAGAGTCATTACAAACTCATGAAAGATTTAACCGGTAAGGAAAAAGTAAAAGTTCTCTTATCGCAAGCTTTGTTTGGTAATCCCGACATTCTGTTAATGGATGAGCCTACTAACGACTTAGACGTGGAAACAATTACCTGGCTCGAAAACTTTTTGGCTGATTTTCAGAATACCGTTATAGTAATTTCCCACGATCGTCACTTTTTAGACGCGGTGTGTACACACATTTGTGATATTGATTACAGTAAATTAAAAACCTACACGGGTAACTATAGCTTCTGGTATCAAATGAGTCAGTTAGCTTTGCGTCAACGTTCTGATCAAAATAAAAAATTAGAAGATAAACGCGCGGAGTTACAAGATTTCGTGAGAAGATTTAGCGCGAATGCCAGTAAATCGCGACAAGCAACCAGTCGTAAAAAATTATTAGAGAAATTAGTGATTGATGAAATCCCGGCGAGTACGCGTCGCTATCCGGGCATTATTTTCAAGCAGGAACGTGAAGCCGGCGATCAGATTTTACACATTGAGAATTTATCAAAATCGAATGCGGATGGTTTATTATTTTCAAAAGCCAACATTAATGTGCGTAAAGGAGATAAAATTGCGTTTTTAAGTCGTAACCATTTAGCCATTACCGCATTATTTAATATTATTAATGAAGTTGAAAAACCGGATACAGGAGAATACAAATTTGGTACAACCATACATAAAGCTTATTTACCAAACGACAACTCTGAGTTCTTTAAAAGCGATTTAAACTTAATGGATTGGTTAAGACAATTCAGCAAGGATAAAGACGAGAGTTACATACGCGGGTTTTTAGGTAAAATGTTATTCAGCGGTGAGGAAGTATTAAAGAAATGTAATGTATTATCGGGTGGAGAAAAAGTACGTTGCATGACCAGTAGAATGATGCTGTTTAATCCGAATATGTTGATTCTGGATGAACCCACCAATCACTTAGACATGGAAAGCATTATTGCCTATAACGATGCCATGAAAGATTTCACCGGAACTATTTTATTTACCAGTCATGACCACGAGTTAGTGCAAACGGTAGCTAACCGAATTATTGAGTTAACACCAAATGGCATCATCGATAAAGTTTGTACTTACGACGAGTACCTTGAAAGCGCGGCTGTAAAAGAGCAGAGAGAAAAGCTCTATGGTAGTTTAGCAAAGTAATCCGGTAATTGACAAAGCGCGGTTAATACACGGCAAACGTTATTGTTTTTTTGTTGGATATCCTGTTTAATTTTATGTAAGATTGAAAACAATGAAAAACTTAATCCTTACTTTGCTCGCTCTGGCTTTTTCGATACCTGTGTTTTCGCAGGAAGTAGAAAAAATAAAAATCAAGAAAGAAGATCCTTTTTTTAAAGCTGAATTTGACTACACCAATTACAAAGTCATTGCATTAGACAAATACGGAAATCCCTACGAAAAAGCGATAAAAAGTTTTGTTATCACTTTTCAGGATACAGATGGTCATTTTCAAAGTAAAGTAGTTGGTAATGAATTTCCGGATAAGACTGTAAAGTATTTAAAGAAAAGAACCAAAGCCACGAATTTATGCTTAAAAGAAATT
This window encodes:
- a CDS encoding threonylcarbamoyl-AMP synthase, with the translated sequence MLIRLNNEHPDSKTLSQIATCLKNGGIIIYPTDTVYALGCDITQNKALERICKLKNIKPEKSKFAFVCSDLSHLSEFSKPIPNHIFRIMKKALPGPYTFILEANSNVPKMIKQERKTVGIRVPDNIICREIINTLGNPIISTSLVDTTDDILEYFSDPEMIHQQYGDMVDMVIDGGHGNIYASTVIDCSKPEIEVIREGLGSLDVLD
- the aroQ gene encoding type II 3-dehydroquinate dehydratase, whose protein sequence is MKLIIINGPNLNLLGIREKEVYGNKTFDDYFEELKERYPQVELEYYQNNVEGELINEIQEKGFLYDGIILNAGGYTHTSVAIADAVKAVKAPVVEVHISNIFAREDYRHVSYLGKNCAGSISGFGLKSYDLAIEYFLKN
- a CDS encoding T9SS type A sorting domain-containing protein — its product is MDSKSQCASGKYTYTLSGNIATDIYVTNGDTVLIDSTANLIGNLYVINSRVVNCGNITNSKIKLKGNWLGFNGKLENFGNIKSDSILVDTIGDIHNYHIIDAMYTYIGVDGNIDNWVLHKTDYLEMNKSWYYFNIGHLFINRKLNVTDTRIRNEYMIRCKNQFLLDSSSRLFNGCTIYVDSLFHNKGYVTVTSLSSPKYSKIIIQEQSINSGSIYYMDICDLTSFNSGSFDLNTGTLNSITLCQVPISCPDYTTIRIEENDLENQRIYVFPNPANSQINIKGLDNHEEYTLNIKNILGEIVFTTYNTQNIEISSLSNGTYFIEVVKKGLIIKAIKFIKS
- the xerD gene encoding site-specific tyrosine recombinase XerD, which codes for MSNWSSYKTRFKQYLQLERSLSKNSIEAYADDLNKLELFSQTELNNLSPLQLNLKHLQAFVKYISEMGFTPTSQARIISGIKTFYKFLLLENELKQSPAELLEAPKTTRKLPVFLSIEEIDKLIAQIDRSSPEGERNITLLETMYGCGLRVSELVTLKISDLHLNEDYIKVTGKGSKERLVPIGKTAKKLLLNYINNVRVHLPVKKNAGDFIFLNRRGSPLSRVMVFYIIKDLANKAGIKKKMSPHTFRHSFATHLVEGGADLRAVQEMLGHESITTTEIYTHLDRQYLRDNILSYHPRNKKR
- a CDS encoding 4-hydroxy-3-methylbut-2-enyl diphosphate reductase, whose translation is MKTFNVPEFYRSPIISAVKTYRKTQDPRKKDNSPTVLDFGPVKYYIARHFGFCYGVENAIEIAFKALDENPGKRIFLLSQMIHNPEVNKDLTERGVLFLQDTHGEQLISFDTLTANDVVIIPAFGAPLNILELLEKKGIQTEKYNTTCPFVERVWKKSEQIGKTNHTIIIHGKYNHEETRSTFSRSSVHSKAVVVRDLEEAKVLASFILENKSQADFEKTFSGKFSEGFDIKKDFEKVGVINQTTMLASETEEIANYFKSVMEEKYGVGEIKNHFADTHDTLCYATNENQDATYGLMKSDADLAIVIGGYNSSNTSHLVELLEKKFPTYFISSAKEIESNTRIHHFDYPNKKHLSTENFLPSKTPLKVIITSGASCPDSLLDEVMHKINSYYSGVKSVQEMLSAISTIHLS
- a CDS encoding 3'-5' exonuclease, which gives rise to MKLNLTRPLAFIDLETTGVNVASDRIVEICILKVNTDNSTEVKTMRINPGIPIPDASSRIHKIYDSDVKDCPAFKQVAAQLANFIGNADIAGYNSNKFDVPLLLEEFLRAEVDFDLSNRRLIDVQNIFHIMEPRTLAAAYKFYCDKSIENAHSAEADIKATYEVFLAQLKKYENTEVSDAKGNLVKPVKNDMQVLSELTAKTKNVDLAGRIIFNDAGVEVFAFGKHKDKPVVEVFEKEPSYYSWMMNGDFPLYTKKIITQIRLRMKK
- a CDS encoding ATP-binding cassette domain-containing protein, which translates into the protein MITVSNVSLQYGKRVLFDEVEVKFTPGNCYGIIGANGAGKSTFMKILSGEIEPTKGQVSITPGQRMSVLKQNHFEFDEFTVLDTVLMGNKKLYKIIKEKEAIYAKPDFSEADGLKASELEADFAEMNGWNAESDAAEMLCNLGVNVESHYKLMKDLTGKEKVKVLLSQALFGNPDILLMDEPTNDLDVETITWLENFLADFQNTVIVISHDRHFLDAVCTHICDIDYSKLKTYTGNYSFWYQMSQLALRQRSDQNKKLEDKRAELQDFVRRFSANASKSRQATSRKKLLEKLVIDEIPASTRRYPGIIFKQEREAGDQILHIENLSKSNADGLLFSKANINVRKGDKIAFLSRNHLAITALFNIINEVEKPDTGEYKFGTTIHKAYLPNDNSEFFKSDLNLMDWLRQFSKDKDESYIRGFLGKMLFSGEEVLKKCNVLSGGEKVRCMTSRMMLFNPNMLILDEPTNHLDMESIIAYNDAMKDFTGTILFTSHDHELVQTVANRIIELTPNGIIDKVCTYDEYLESAAVKEQREKLYGSLAK
- a CDS encoding type II toxin-antitoxin system RelE/ParE family toxin — translated: MNPYRVTLSKTAQKQLDKLPDNVALPIIKTIKKLSLNPRPHGYKKLKGRDAFRVRQGNYRIIYEIHDQILLVAVIAIGHRKNIYE
- a CDS encoding carboxypeptidase-like regulatory domain-containing protein, giving the protein MYRILLILFCCHWSLGQVALSGRITEEKSGLPVPYASVGISGKHYGTLSNSDGFFTLKLPYLTEKDTLKISAIGYEPATFAKPDLKGFTNKVISLKPVLVELKTVDIKAKIVKRKVLGTTKYSTKNCTAFVTEDENWLGSQAAILAGNKKGQSVYIENFSFYIIKNTFEDSIKFRLMFYAVSPKGYPYQSFLKRPVIFKTNVKQGIVTVDLKDYYITTDDDFFISLECLEEKMDATKFCFAGSVNTPSYCKTKVFGYWRRVKGGGADFNVTVSYLKK